In a genomic window of Helianthus annuus cultivar XRQ/B chromosome 10, HanXRQr2.0-SUNRISE, whole genome shotgun sequence:
- the LOC110883608 gene encoding protein RNA-directed DNA methylation 3-like, whose amino-acid sequence MAVDGGTDSDGGGGRWWHQQRWAALVGGGWWRKMGSAVVGGGRWRRRWLGVAMVLIGGGFGVVVVVVADGGGSWWSTIVGGGGWRRNWSAVAPVVGDGGGGARWRVMMVGGGGGQQWSTMEAGCDGGWWGSAVADGRDVVRGDGQRRRMAGGDDGELRWWWWSAAVGSDNGEW is encoded by the exons GGCGGTGGATGGTGGCACCGAcagtgacggtggtggtggtaggtggtggCACCAACAGCGATGGGCGGCGTTGGTcggtggtggttggtggcggAAGATGGGGTCGGCGGTGGTTGGTGGCGGAAGATGGCGACGACGGTGGTTGGGGGTGGCGATGGTGTTGATCGGTGGTGGCTTTGGTg tggtggtggtggtggtggccgatgGTGGCGGTAGCTGGTGGTCTACGATAGTTGGTGGCGGAGGATGGCGGCGGAATTGGTCGGCGGTGGCTCCGGTGGTtggtgacggtggtggcggtGCTAGGTGGCGGGTGATGATGGTAGGTGGTGGCGGTGGTCAGCAGTGGTCAACGATGGAGGCTGGTTGCGACGGCGGGTGGTGGGGGTCAGCGGTGGCCGACGGCCGCGACGTTGTTCGAGGTGATGGTCAGCGGCGGAGGATGGCAGGTGGTGACGACGGCGAGttgcgatggtggtggtggtcggcggcgGTGGGTAGCGACAACGGCGAGTGGTGA